Proteins from a genomic interval of Bradyrhizobium sp. CCGB01:
- a CDS encoding alpha/beta fold hydrolase, which yields MTATAQTLRPPSRTLMFLEGRAIHEFGAFLGALPLLSLAPRGDGHPVLVLPGLVASDASTRALRTFLTSKGYAVSGWRQGRNYGLRDGVQHAMVDLVHELSDTHGRKISLVGWSLGGLYARQLAKMMPERVRQVITLGSPFAGDPRSTNAWRVYEWASGRKSDEVDPEFGGELAVAPPVPTTAIFSRTDGVCAWQGCMEKSGAETESIEIESSHCGMGHHPAAVYAVADRLAQKEGQWRPFDRSGWRSMVYPDPHR from the coding sequence ATGACCGCTACTGCCCAGACGCTGCGTCCGCCGTCCCGTACTCTGATGTTCCTGGAAGGGCGCGCGATCCACGAGTTCGGCGCATTCCTCGGCGCGCTGCCGCTGCTGAGCCTCGCGCCGCGTGGCGACGGGCATCCGGTGCTGGTGTTGCCGGGCCTCGTGGCCTCCGACGCGTCCACCCGCGCGCTGCGCACGTTTCTGACCAGCAAGGGCTACGCGGTGAGCGGCTGGCGCCAGGGCCGCAACTACGGCCTGCGCGACGGCGTCCAGCATGCGATGGTCGACCTGGTCCATGAGCTCAGCGACACGCATGGCCGCAAGATCAGCCTGGTCGGCTGGAGCCTCGGCGGCCTTTATGCGCGCCAGCTCGCCAAGATGATGCCCGAGCGCGTGCGCCAGGTGATCACGCTCGGCAGCCCCTTCGCGGGCGATCCCCGTTCGACCAATGCCTGGCGCGTGTATGAGTGGGCGAGCGGGCGGAAGTCCGACGAGGTCGATCCCGAGTTCGGAGGCGAACTTGCGGTCGCGCCGCCGGTGCCGACCACCGCCATCTTCAGCCGCACGGATGGCGTTTGCGCCTGGCAGGGCTGTATGGAGAAGTCGGGCGCCGAGACCGAGAGCATCGAAATCGAGAGCAGCCATTGCGGCATGGGTCATCATCCCGCAGCGGTCTATGCGGTCGCCGACCGCCTCGCGCAGAAGGAAGGCCAGTGGCGGCCGTTCGACCGCAGCGGCTGGCGCAGCATGGTCTATCCCGATCCGCACAGGTAG
- the paaC gene encoding 1,2-phenylacetyl-CoA epoxidase subunit PaaC: MPVANIEVAETPLVLYALRRADDALILGHRLSEWCGHAPMMEEDMALSNIALDLIGQARELYSYAAKAEGKDNDEDKLAYLRDVRQYRNLLLVEQPNGDFARTLVRQFFYSAFADLYWRPMTASHDPTLAAIAAKSEKESAYHLRHASEWIIRLGDGTDESHARAQVAIDHLWAFTGEMFAVDDGERALIHAGIAIDPGTLRGRWLTTLSDVAGEATLTLPQNDWMQQGGRAGRHSEHLGHLLSELQSMQRTFPGLTW; the protein is encoded by the coding sequence ATGCCCGTCGCCAACATTGAGGTCGCCGAAACGCCGCTGGTGCTCTACGCGCTGCGCCGCGCCGACGATGCGCTGATCCTCGGCCATCGGCTGTCGGAATGGTGCGGACATGCGCCGATGATGGAAGAGGACATGGCGCTGTCCAACATCGCGCTCGACCTCATCGGCCAGGCCCGCGAGCTCTACAGCTATGCCGCCAAGGCTGAAGGCAAGGATAACGACGAGGACAAGCTCGCTTACCTGCGGGACGTCCGGCAGTACCGCAATCTGCTGCTGGTCGAGCAGCCCAACGGCGACTTCGCCCGGACCCTGGTGCGGCAGTTCTTCTATTCCGCCTTCGCCGACCTGTATTGGCGGCCGATGACGGCCTCGCATGATCCGACGCTTGCGGCGATTGCCGCCAAGTCGGAGAAGGAGAGCGCCTATCATCTGCGTCATGCCTCGGAATGGATCATCCGGCTCGGCGACGGCACGGACGAGAGTCACGCCCGTGCGCAAGTCGCGATCGATCACCTCTGGGCCTTCACCGGCGAGATGTTTGCCGTCGACGACGGCGAGCGCGCCCTGATCCACGCAGGTATCGCCATCGATCCCGGCACCTTGCGTGGCCGCTGGCTGACGACGCTCTCCGATGTGGCCGGTGAAGCAACACTCACGCTGCCACAGAACGACTGGATGCAGCAGGGCGGCCGTGCAGGCCGCCACAGCGAGCATCTCGGCCACCTCCTGTCCGAGCTGCAATCGATGCAACGCACCTTCCCGGGGCTGACATGGTGA
- the paaI gene encoding hydroxyphenylacetyl-CoA thioesterase PaaI, producing MNVKASLSPEDVARACADAMWAEDDASKGLGMEIVEIGPGFATLAMNVRPDMVNGQRIAHGGFIFTLADSAFAFACNSHNERVVAAQGQITFIKPGKLGDRLVAKAREVSRGGRSGIYDVRVTVGDTVIAEFRGHSRVIPGTWLPAEEQQ from the coding sequence GTGAACGTCAAAGCCAGCCTGTCGCCCGAAGATGTTGCCCGCGCCTGTGCCGACGCCATGTGGGCGGAGGACGATGCTTCCAAAGGGCTCGGCATGGAGATCGTCGAGATCGGCCCGGGCTTTGCGACGCTGGCGATGAATGTGCGGCCCGACATGGTCAACGGCCAGCGCATCGCCCATGGCGGCTTCATCTTCACGCTCGCCGATTCCGCCTTCGCCTTTGCCTGCAATTCGCACAATGAACGTGTCGTGGCGGCGCAGGGCCAGATCACCTTCATCAAGCCGGGCAAGCTCGGTGACCGCCTCGTTGCAAAAGCGCGCGAGGTCAGCCGTGGCGGACGCTCCGGCATCTACGACGTGCGCGTGACAGTGGGCGACACGGTCATCGCCGAATTCCGCGGGCATTCACGTGTCATTCCCGGCACGTGGCTGCCGGCGGAAGAACAGCAATAA
- the paaE gene encoding 1,2-phenylacetyl-CoA epoxidase subunit PaaE — protein sequence MSAAAPRFHRLTVNDLRREASDAVSMTFAVPGELAGDYSFTPGQYLTLRTMLDGEEVRRSYSICSGPDDGEIRIAVKKIDGGAFSNWAADELKCGDELDVMTPTGRFGAVPPADSGRIHVGFAAGSGITPILSIVKGILAREPDSRFFLFYGNRATDNIMFLEALEELKDRFIDRLSIFHVISGEEQDIPILHGRLDGDKVRVLLRSLVPAGSVDHVFICGPSGMSEDIEATCRDLGIVEERIHVERFVSEFGGKPRPKKIVAPDAPPKAMASLIIDGKRRDVPVAEDEAILDAALRAGVDLPFACKGGMCSTCRAKLVEGEAPMDLNYSLEPWELKAGFVLTCQAKPSSERVVVDYDHV from the coding sequence ATGTCAGCAGCCGCACCGCGCTTCCACCGCCTGACCGTCAACGACCTCCGCCGCGAGGCGTCGGACGCCGTCTCGATGACCTTTGCGGTCCCCGGCGAACTCGCTGGCGACTACAGTTTCACGCCCGGCCAGTATCTCACGCTCCGCACCATGCTGGATGGCGAGGAGGTCCGCCGCTCCTACTCGATCTGCTCCGGCCCCGACGATGGCGAGATCCGCATTGCCGTGAAGAAGATCGACGGCGGCGCATTTTCGAACTGGGCCGCGGATGAACTCAAATGCGGCGACGAACTCGACGTCATGACGCCGACCGGACGTTTCGGCGCGGTCCCGCCGGCGGACAGCGGACGCATCCATGTCGGCTTTGCCGCAGGCTCCGGCATCACGCCGATCCTGTCGATCGTGAAGGGCATCCTCGCGCGCGAGCCGGACAGCCGCTTCTTCCTGTTCTACGGCAACCGCGCGACCGACAACATCATGTTCCTGGAGGCTCTCGAGGAGCTCAAGGATCGCTTCATCGACCGCCTTTCGATCTTCCATGTCATCTCCGGTGAGGAACAGGACATCCCGATTCTGCATGGCCGGCTCGACGGCGACAAGGTGAGGGTGCTGCTGCGCTCGCTGGTGCCGGCGGGAAGCGTCGATCATGTCTTCATCTGCGGTCCATCAGGAATGAGCGAGGACATCGAGGCGACCTGCCGCGATCTCGGTATCGTGGAGGAGCGCATCCATGTGGAGCGCTTTGTCTCCGAATTCGGCGGCAAGCCGCGACCGAAGAAGATCGTTGCGCCCGACGCGCCGCCGAAGGCGATGGCCTCGCTGATCATCGACGGCAAGCGCCGCGACGTGCCGGTTGCCGAGGACGAGGCGATCCTCGACGCTGCGCTACGCGCCGGCGTCGATCTGCCCTTCGCCTGCAAGGGCGGCATGTGCTCGACCTGCCGCGCCAAGCTGGTCGAGGGGGAGGCGCCGATGGACCTCAACTATTCGCTGGAGCCGTGGGAGTTGAAGGCCGGCTTCGTCCTGACCTGCCAGGCAAAGCCATCGTCGGAGCGGGTCGTGGTCGATTACGATCACGTTTGA
- a CDS encoding DMT family transporter encodes MNSLSPRAAIGLFLIVVLAWGVNWSVTKQLVQFLPPLWTSAIRSWIALAALFVILGSSKNLVIPERRDIPVILSVALLHMTIFSVLVAAGVRFLPASKAIVLGYTTPLWVALAAPLLGKDTLTAPKLAGALLGLIGLAVILNPTSIDWTNNNVMLGAGMVILAAISWAANIIYIRAHRWIASPLQLLIWQVLAATIVLSVSALVVEGLPHAEWSWRLVLLFLYSGLIGTALAYWAMSMVNKSISALTTALGTTGTPLVGIASAAILLGEPIDMSLAIAAALIVTGIGLATLGDRLLRSQATASG; translated from the coding sequence ATGAACTCCCTCTCCCCGCGCGCGGCCATCGGCCTGTTCCTGATCGTCGTGCTGGCCTGGGGCGTGAACTGGTCGGTGACGAAGCAGCTTGTCCAGTTCCTCCCCCCGCTGTGGACGTCAGCGATCCGGAGCTGGATCGCGCTGGCTGCATTGTTCGTGATCCTCGGATCGAGCAAAAATCTGGTGATCCCGGAGCGGCGCGACATTCCGGTCATCCTCAGCGTCGCGCTGCTGCACATGACGATTTTCTCGGTCCTGGTCGCTGCCGGTGTGCGCTTCCTGCCCGCGAGCAAGGCCATCGTGCTCGGCTACACCACGCCGCTCTGGGTCGCGCTTGCCGCCCCCCTCCTTGGCAAGGACACACTGACCGCGCCAAAACTCGCCGGCGCGCTGCTCGGGCTGATCGGCCTTGCCGTGATCCTGAACCCCACCTCGATCGACTGGACCAACAACAACGTCATGCTCGGCGCCGGCATGGTCATCCTGGCCGCGATCTCCTGGGCCGCGAACATCATCTATATCCGCGCGCACCGCTGGATCGCCTCGCCGCTCCAGCTTCTGATCTGGCAGGTACTCGCGGCGACGATCGTGCTGTCGGTCAGCGCGCTCGTGGTCGAGGGCCTGCCGCACGCAGAGTGGTCGTGGCGGCTCGTGCTGCTGTTCCTGTATTCGGGCCTGATCGGAACAGCACTGGCCTATTGGGCGATGTCGATGGTCAACAAGAGTATCTCGGCCTTGACGACGGCACTCGGCACCACCGGAACGCCGCTGGTTGGCATCGCCAGCGCGGCGATCCTGCTGGGCGAGCCGATCGACATGAGTCTTGCGATCGCTGCCGCACTGATCGTCACCGGCATTGGCCTTGCGACACTGGGCGACCGGCTGCTGCGCAGTCAGGCTACTGCGAGCGGCTGA
- the paaK gene encoding phenylacetate--CoA ligase PaaK: protein MALTRLKEGGSTYSAEMDAHERASRDEIMALQTQRLAWSLKHAYDNVAHYRKAFDKAGVHPSDFRELSDLAKFPFTVKTDLRDNYPFNMFAVPREKLVRVHASSGTTGKPIVVGYTQRDIDTWSDVMARSIRAAGGRTGMIIHNAYGYGLFTGGLGVHYGAEKLGCTVVPISGGMTERQVQLINDFRPDIITVTPSYMLAILDEFKRQKLDPRQCSLKIGIFGAEPWTNAMRGEIEDAFDMDATDIYGLSEVIGPGVAQECIETKDGLHIWEDHFYPEVIAPETGAVLPDGEKGELVFTSLTKEAFPVIRYRTRDLTRLLPGTARPGMRRMEKVTGRSDDMIILRGVNLFPTQIEEVLLATDWCGGHFVLELTREGRMDELTIIAEARPESWDGRGLVDHADRISTHIKNTIGISSRVQVVAPATLERSLGKAKRLYDKRPKD, encoded by the coding sequence ATGGCTCTGACGAGGCTCAAGGAAGGTGGCAGCACCTATAGCGCCGAGATGGACGCGCATGAGCGCGCGTCGCGCGACGAGATCATGGCGTTGCAGACCCAGCGGCTGGCCTGGTCGCTGAAGCACGCCTACGACAACGTCGCGCATTATCGCAAGGCCTTCGACAAGGCCGGCGTGCATCCGTCGGATTTTCGCGAACTCTCCGATCTCGCGAAATTCCCGTTCACGGTGAAGACGGACCTCCGCGACAATTATCCGTTCAACATGTTCGCCGTGCCGCGCGAAAAACTTGTGCGCGTGCATGCGTCCTCCGGCACGACGGGCAAGCCGATCGTGGTCGGCTATACGCAACGCGACATCGACACCTGGTCGGACGTGATGGCGCGCTCGATCCGCGCCGCCGGCGGCCGCACCGGCATGATCATCCACAACGCCTATGGATATGGTCTGTTCACCGGCGGGCTTGGGGTGCACTACGGCGCCGAAAAGCTCGGCTGCACGGTGGTGCCGATCTCCGGCGGCATGACCGAGCGTCAGGTGCAGCTCATCAACGACTTCAGGCCCGACATCATCACGGTGACGCCGAGCTACATGCTGGCGATCCTCGACGAGTTCAAGCGCCAGAAGCTCGACCCACGCCAGTGCTCGCTCAAGATCGGCATCTTCGGCGCCGAGCCCTGGACCAATGCGATGCGGGGCGAGATCGAGGACGCCTTCGACATGGACGCGACCGACATCTATGGCCTCTCCGAAGTGATCGGCCCCGGCGTCGCGCAGGAGTGCATCGAGACCAAGGACGGCCTGCACATCTGGGAGGACCATTTTTATCCAGAGGTGATCGCCCCCGAGACCGGCGCGGTGTTGCCCGATGGGGAGAAGGGCGAACTGGTCTTCACCTCGCTCACCAAGGAAGCGTTTCCGGTGATCCGCTATCGCACCCGCGACCTGACGCGGCTGCTGCCGGGCACGGCGCGGCCGGGCATGCGGCGGATGGAGAAGGTGACGGGCCGTTCGGACGACATGATCATCCTGCGCGGGGTCAACCTGTTCCCGACCCAGATCGAGGAGGTGCTGCTCGCGACCGACTGGTGCGGCGGCCACTTCGTCCTGGAGCTGACCCGCGAAGGCCGCATGGACGAGCTCACCATCATCGCCGAGGCGCGGCCCGAAAGCTGGGACGGTCGGGGGCTGGTCGACCACGCCGATCGGATTTCGACCCACATCAAGAACACCATCGGCATCAGCTCCAGGGTGCAAGTGGTCGCGCCGGCCACGCTGGAGCGCTCGCTCGGCAAGGCCAAGCGCCTCTACGACAAGCGGCCGAAGGATTGA
- the paaB gene encoding 1,2-phenylacetyl-CoA epoxidase subunit PaaB, giving the protein MATPNTPLWEVFIRSRNGLAHKHVGSLHASDATMALQAARDIYTRRGEGLSIWVVPSTAITASDPAEKGMMFEPAESKIYRHPTFYEVPEEVGHM; this is encoded by the coding sequence ATGGCCACGCCGAACACGCCGCTGTGGGAAGTCTTCATTCGCAGCCGCAACGGGCTCGCGCACAAGCATGTCGGCTCGCTGCATGCGAGCGACGCCACCATGGCCCTGCAGGCCGCCCGCGACATCTACACTCGCCGCGGTGAGGGCCTCTCGATCTGGGTCGTGCCGTCCACCGCGATCACCGCGAGCGATCCCGCTGAGAAGGGCATGATGTTCGAGCCGGCGGAATCGAAGATCTACCGGCATCCGACCTTCTATGAGGTGCCCGAGGAAGTGGGGCATATGTAA
- a CDS encoding zinc-binding alcohol dehydrogenase family protein, whose translation MSSADSKTAEARCVRLNAKAENAAAVAPVIERHALARGPNDLLIEVKAAAVNPSDVKAATGLMPYAVFPRTPGRDYAGVVIDGPAGTMGREVFGSSGDLGIRRDGTHASHLVVEADAVVEKPKTVSWEEAAGIGVPFVTAMEGFRRAGIPKPGETVLVFGVNGKVGQAAVQIATWQGARVIGVVRKAEAYEGHANAAIEVIDASATDVATRVRELTGGKGADIVFNTVGDPYFQAAHKSLALRGRQILIAAIDRIVQFNILEFYRGQHTYVGIDTLGLSSAATGAVLRDLGPGFASGHLKPFPINANAVYPLERAKEAYVAVAGSSRDRVILKP comes from the coding sequence ATGTCGTCAGCCGATAGCAAAACCGCCGAAGCGCGATGCGTGCGCCTCAATGCCAAGGCCGAGAACGCTGCCGCGGTTGCGCCGGTGATCGAACGCCATGCGCTCGCGCGCGGTCCGAACGATCTGTTGATCGAGGTGAAGGCGGCGGCTGTCAATCCGTCCGACGTGAAGGCCGCGACCGGACTGATGCCCTATGCCGTGTTCCCGCGCACGCCGGGCCGCGACTACGCCGGCGTGGTGATTGACGGGCCGGCCGGCACAATGGGGCGCGAAGTGTTCGGCTCCTCCGGCGATCTCGGAATCCGCCGCGACGGCACCCACGCCAGTCATCTCGTCGTCGAGGCCGACGCCGTGGTGGAGAAGCCGAAGACGGTGTCCTGGGAGGAGGCCGCCGGCATCGGCGTGCCCTTCGTCACCGCGATGGAAGGCTTTCGCCGCGCCGGCATTCCAAAGCCCGGTGAAACCGTGCTGGTGTTCGGCGTCAATGGCAAGGTCGGTCAGGCCGCGGTGCAGATCGCGACCTGGCAGGGCGCGCGCGTCATCGGCGTGGTGCGCAAGGCGGAAGCCTATGAGGGCCATGCCAACGCGGCCATCGAGGTCATCGACGCCTCCGCAACCGATGTGGCCACCCGCGTGCGCGAATTGACCGGCGGCAAGGGCGCCGACATCGTGTTCAACACGGTCGGGGATCCCTATTTCCAGGCCGCGCACAAGTCGCTCGCACTGCGCGGCCGCCAGATCCTGATCGCCGCGATCGATCGCATCGTGCAGTTCAACATCCTCGAATTCTACCGGGGGCAGCACACCTATGTCGGCATCGACACGCTTGGGCTGTCCTCGGCTGCAACCGGCGCGGTGCTGCGCGACCTCGGTCCCGGCTTCGCGAGCGGGCACCTGAAGCCATTCCCGATCAATGCCAATGCCGTCTATCCGCTGGAGCGCGCCAAGGAGGCTTACGTCGCCGTCGCCGGTTCGTCGCGCGATCGGGTGATCCTGAAACCGTGA
- the paaX gene encoding phenylacetic acid degradation operon negative regulatory protein PaaX, whose amino-acid sequence MAHPLSRIIDQLKREPSRTGSIVITVFGDAIVPRGGSVWLGTLLEFFDSLDIDSGVVRTAMSRLAADGWLTREKVGRNSFYRLADKGSQTFEAATRHIYDPPPSDWTGRFELLLIGNGEDRDAAREALRNAGFGSPLPGVWVAPSGVPVPDEAAAAIRLEVSAEDDSGRRLLSASWPLKRTADAYLKFMKTFEPLRAAIDRGTDLSDADAFTARILLIHHYRRVVLRDPLLPEGLLPADWPGRAARELCGEIYRALLAPSEQWLDSHGTNEKGALPPARKLLERRFEA is encoded by the coding sequence ATGGCGCACCCGCTCTCCCGCATCATCGATCAGCTCAAGCGCGAGCCGTCCCGCACCGGCTCCATCGTCATCACCGTGTTCGGCGATGCCATCGTGCCGCGTGGCGGCTCGGTGTGGCTCGGCACGCTGCTGGAATTCTTCGATAGCCTGGACATCGACAGCGGCGTGGTGCGTACCGCGATGTCGCGGCTCGCCGCCGATGGCTGGCTGACACGCGAAAAGGTCGGCCGCAACAGTTTCTATCGGCTGGCCGACAAGGGTAGCCAGACATTTGAAGCTGCCACGCGGCACATCTACGATCCGCCGCCATCCGATTGGACCGGGCGCTTCGAACTGCTCCTGATCGGCAATGGTGAAGATCGCGACGCCGCGCGCGAGGCGCTCCGCAATGCTGGCTTCGGCAGTCCGCTGCCGGGCGTCTGGGTCGCGCCATCAGGCGTGCCGGTGCCGGACGAGGCCGCAGCTGCCATCCGTCTCGAAGTCTCGGCCGAGGATGACAGTGGTCGCCGCCTGCTCAGCGCGAGCTGGCCGCTGAAGCGCACTGCGGATGCCTATCTGAAATTCATGAAGACCTTCGAGCCGCTTCGCGCCGCAATCGACCGCGGTACGGATCTGTCCGACGCCGACGCCTTCACCGCGCGCATTCTCCTGATCCACCATTATCGTCGCGTCGTCCTGCGCGATCCACTGCTGCCCGAAGGCCTGCTGCCCGCGGACTGGCCGGGCAGGGCGGCTCGCGAGCTCTGCGGCGAGATCTATCGCGCGCTGCTTGCCCCATCCGAACAATGGCTTGATAGCCATGGAACCAATGAGAAAGGCGCGCTGCCGCCGGCCCGGAAGCTTCTGGAAAGGAGATTTGAGGCCTGA
- the paaD gene encoding 1,2-phenylacetyl-CoA epoxidase subunit PaaD, with product MVTVLERDNELRRRAWDAAASVVDPEIPVLTIADLGVLRDVVVDGDQVEVAITPTYSGCPAMNMIAFEIEVALERAGFRRPKVRTVLSPAWTTEWMSEEGRRKLSAYGIAPPQASNSRRALFGDQAVACPQCGSGNTELLSEFGSTSCKALWRCKACREPFDYFKCH from the coding sequence ATGGTGACGGTGCTCGAACGCGACAACGAGCTGCGCCGGCGCGCGTGGGATGCCGCGGCGAGCGTGGTCGATCCGGAAATCCCGGTGCTGACCATTGCCGATCTCGGCGTGCTCCGCGATGTCGTTGTCGACGGCGATCAGGTCGAGGTCGCGATCACGCCGACCTATTCGGGCTGCCCGGCCATGAACATGATCGCGTTCGAAATCGAGGTTGCGTTGGAACGCGCCGGCTTCCGCCGTCCCAAGGTCCGAACCGTGCTGTCGCCGGCCTGGACGACGGAGTGGATGAGCGAGGAGGGCCGCCGCAAGCTGAGCGCCTACGGCATCGCACCGCCGCAAGCCTCGAACTCGCGCCGCGCGCTGTTCGGCGACCAGGCCGTCGCGTGCCCGCAATGCGGCTCCGGCAATACCGAGCTCCTGTCTGAATTCGGCTCGACCTCCTGCAAGGCGCTCTGGCGCTGCAAGGCCTGCCGCGAACCCTTCGATTATTTCAAGTGTCATTGA
- a CDS encoding YeeE/YedE family protein: protein MESTQLVILAGLVIGLVYGTVGLLSGFCLMSSMRGWLAEGDGRLVRTYALAIAVAIAASQFLTGNGMIDLGKSIYLQQTFSVPVLFLGGLLFGYGMVLSNGCGSRALVLLGRGNLRSFVVVIVLAIAAQMTLKGLIAPARIALVQASQTTVNANSLPSLLATLGPGEAVARILAAAIIVVALILFAFAHPTFRRSPGQIAAGIVVGLLVASGWFVTGYVGADDFNPVPVTSLTFVAPIADALQYAMLSTGLTLNFGIATVAGVFAGSLATALATGRFHLEAYSSPRHMLRSAGGAALMGIGGVMAFGCSIGQGLTGVSTLALGSFVAVAGILLGTAAGLRGALRVQPLAVA from the coding sequence ATGGAGTCCACCCAACTCGTCATCCTGGCCGGCCTGGTCATTGGCCTCGTCTATGGCACCGTCGGCCTGCTCAGCGGGTTCTGCCTGATGAGCAGCATGCGCGGCTGGCTGGCCGAGGGAGACGGGCGGCTGGTGCGGACCTATGCGCTGGCGATCGCCGTCGCGATCGCCGCGAGCCAGTTCCTCACTGGCAACGGCATGATCGATCTCGGCAAGTCGATCTACCTGCAACAGACCTTCTCGGTGCCGGTGCTGTTCCTCGGCGGCCTGCTGTTCGGCTACGGCATGGTGCTGTCGAACGGCTGTGGCTCGCGTGCGTTGGTGCTGCTCGGCCGCGGCAATCTCCGTTCCTTCGTGGTGGTGATCGTGCTCGCGATCGCCGCGCAGATGACGCTCAAGGGCCTGATCGCGCCGGCGCGCATTGCGCTGGTTCAGGCCTCTCAGACGACCGTCAACGCGAATTCGCTGCCGTCACTGTTGGCGACGCTCGGTCCCGGTGAAGCGGTCGCGCGCATATTGGCCGCTGCCATAATTGTCGTTGCGCTGATCCTGTTTGCTTTCGCGCACCCGACGTTCCGGCGTTCGCCCGGCCAGATTGCAGCCGGTATCGTTGTCGGCCTGCTGGTGGCCAGCGGGTGGTTCGTCACCGGCTATGTCGGTGCGGATGATTTCAACCCTGTGCCGGTGACGTCGCTCACCTTCGTCGCGCCGATCGCGGACGCGCTGCAATACGCCATGCTCTCGACCGGGCTGACGCTCAATTTCGGCATCGCGACGGTCGCCGGCGTCTTTGCGGGCAGTCTGGCGACGGCGCTCGCCACAGGCCGCTTCCACCTCGAAGCTTATTCGTCGCCGCGCCACATGCTGCGCTCGGCCGGTGGCGCCGCGCTGATGGGGATCGGCGGCGTGATGGCATTTGGCTGCTCGATCGGGCAGGGGCTCACCGGCGTGTCGACGCTCGCTCTGGGCTCGTTCGTCGCGGTCGCCGGCATCCTGCTCGGCACGGCGGCGGGCTTGCGCGGCGCACTGCGGGTTCAGCCGCTCGCAGTAGCCTGA
- the paaA gene encoding 1,2-phenylacetyl-CoA epoxidase subunit PaaA encodes MYTQALNTAETDDRGLEDATRAAQFQARIDAEERIEPNDWMPAAYRKTLTRQISQHAHSEIVGMLPEGNWITRAPTLRRKAALLAKVQDECGHGLYLYAAAETLGTSREELVDAMLAGKAKYSSIFNYPTLTWADIGTIGWLVDGAAIMNQIPLCRCSYGPYARAMIRVCKEESFHQRQGYEIMLTLCRGSDEQKAMAQDALNRWWWPVLMMFGPPDATSQHSDTSTKWKIKRFSNDELRQKFVDATVPQAQYLGLTIPDPGMTQDADGHWRYSEIDWTEFKQVLAGNGPCNRDRLAARRKAHDEGAWVREAAASYAAKRAQRQTAQAAE; translated from the coding sequence ATGTACACCCAGGCGCTGAACACGGCCGAGACCGATGACCGCGGCCTTGAGGACGCGACCAGGGCCGCGCAGTTCCAGGCGCGCATCGATGCCGAGGAGCGCATCGAGCCGAACGACTGGATGCCGGCGGCCTATCGCAAGACGCTCACCCGCCAGATCTCCCAGCACGCCCATTCCGAAATCGTCGGCATGCTGCCCGAAGGCAACTGGATCACGCGCGCGCCGACGCTGCGCCGCAAGGCCGCGCTGCTCGCCAAGGTGCAGGACGAGTGCGGCCACGGGCTCTATCTCTATGCCGCCGCCGAGACGCTCGGTACCTCGCGTGAAGAGCTGGTCGACGCCATGCTCGCCGGCAAAGCCAAATATTCCTCGATCTTCAACTACCCGACGCTGACCTGGGCGGACATCGGCACCATCGGCTGGCTGGTCGACGGCGCCGCGATCATGAACCAGATTCCGCTGTGCCGTTGTTCCTACGGCCCGTATGCGCGCGCGATGATCCGCGTCTGCAAGGAGGAGTCCTTCCATCAGCGCCAGGGCTACGAGATCATGCTGACGCTGTGTCGCGGCTCCGATGAGCAGAAGGCGATGGCGCAGGACGCGCTGAACCGCTGGTGGTGGCCGGTGCTGATGATGTTCGGCCCGCCGGATGCGACGAGCCAGCACAGCGACACCTCGACGAAGTGGAAGATCAAGCGCTTCTCCAACGACGAGCTGCGCCAGAAATTCGTCGATGCGACCGTGCCGCAGGCGCAATATCTCGGCCTCACCATTCCCGATCCTGGCATGACCCAGGATGCGGACGGACACTGGCGCTACAGCGAGATCGACTGGACCGAGTTCAAGCAAGTGCTCGCCGGCAACGGTCCGTGTAACCGCGATCGGCTCGCCGCGCGCCGCAAGGCGCATGACGAGGGCGCCTGGGTGCGCGAGGCGGCAGCCAGCTATGCCGCGAAGCGCGCGCAGCGCCAGACCGCACAGGCCGCGGAATAG